GGCGAAGTTCTCGTCTCCGGCGATCTGTATCTCGACGTTGATCCAGCGGCCGCGGTTGTCCCGGGCTTTCACATCGAGAATGCTTTCCTTGGTTGCGCCGATAGACCGCAGATTGAAGGGATTGAGGAGTTCGATCTCGACGACCAGATCGTGCCCTTTCTGCGCAAAGACGGCGTTGATGAAGTCGATGAGAATGTCCTTGTTCTCTTCCGAACCCAGCAGATACCGGACGAAAACATCCGCCATGGGATTCAGCGGCCGCTCGATACGATCCATGGAGATATACTACTCCTGTTTCCTGGAGGTATCAACAGCAGGTACCGGGGATGTCCTGGCTATTCGCGGGTGTAAGCGTCCGCGTTATTTTATCACAGCACCCCGAGTTTGCAGGTGGGAATTACGCTATAAACCTGCCGGCTGTTCCGCTGTAAAGGGGGGTGCGGACAGGAATTGCTGTTACAAAAATTCGGGCTTTCCATCCTGGAGTCCCTA
The Alkalispirochaeta americana DNA segment above includes these coding regions:
- a CDS encoding PD-(D/E)XK nuclease family transposase, translated to MDRIERPLNPMADVFVRYLLGSEENKDILIDFINAVFAQKGHDLVVEIELLNPFNLRSIGATKESILDVKARDNRGRWINVEIQIAGDENFA